The region GACTGACCTTCCTGACCAGTTTTCGGGCGGGATCTACCTGGAATTGGACAGAAAATAATCGTACACGCTCTCGTCCCTGGGTGGATACCTATAGCATCAGTAGTCGGTTATCTAGAACCTTTAAGTCAGATATGGGAGATCTTGAATTTTTTATGGATATCTCTAATCTCTTGAATTCAAAATGGCTGAGCTATGCTGGTTTTGCAGGAAGCAGAGACTGGGAAGCCTATCGCGCTTCACTTCATCTCCCATGGGAAGAAGGTACTGAGCACGGGAATGATGAGTTAGGTGTATATAGATCATGGGATACTGAATACCGACCCATTTTTGCTGTTGACAGTATCGGAATTGTCCAGGGAGCACCACAATCCCACGAGATATATTGGGACGAGAGCAATGATACTTACAGAAAATGGAATGATAGCACAAATGATTGGGATGATACACCTATCAGCCAGTCAGACATTGACAAATTGATTGAAGACAAGGCCTATATTGATATGCCTAATATCCGGTCCATGAGTTTTCTTAATCCTCGCCAGTTCACTATTGGCGTAAGAATTAAGTTTTGAGGTTCATAATGAAGAAAATGACAATTATTACTCTGTGCCTTACCCTGTTTGCTATGAATAGCTTTGCTCAGGTCTCGGCTTCGGAGAAGCGGTATCTCCGCGTGGGTTCATTGCAGTCCCATTTCTCTGCATACGGCTCCGAACGGGCCTGGACAGGCACCTATTATGAAGGGTTGCGTTGGCCTGCCCAATATCCCTATCAGGACAACTCAGTTATCAAACGAGCCTGGATTGCCTGTAAAGATTTTCAGGATGAGGAGGGCGTGGACTTTTCCAGATATGCCGTCTATTTCTATCTGGGTGACGAGGGGATATCATTATTCCCCATGTCAATCACTGAGAGTGCTAAATTCGTCAATCCCACTATCTATGTAGACGGCGAGGATTTAACATCCATTTTTGCCAACGAAATTGATACGCTGGATGAGAATCAGATTCCTGATCGAATCATTACCAATGTGGTGAATACATCAATGGGTCTGACCCAAACGCGTACAATTCTAGCATATAGCCAGCAATATCATGACAATTACTTTATCAAAATCTACACCTTCACCAATACGGGAAATATTAACTGGGATGCTGATATTGAGCTCACCGACTCATTGCGAGGGGTTCGCATGGGGTGGGGGACTCGCTATAGTATGGGTCGCGAGACAGCTTCATATACTGAGGGCAGTCAGTCCTATGGAAAACACAATTGGGTGACCAGACGTGGTGAAACCTATGCAGATCACTATCAGGATGCTATTACGGTGGCCGATCCTATCAAAGATTGGATCAGAGCTGGTTGGTCATATCTGGGTCAATCAAATCTCCTGACCTGGGACAATATCGGGGCACCAGATGTGAATGGCAGCGGGCGGCTGGTTTCCCCCCACAATACAGGATCAGCCATTCTGCATGTTGATGTGAGTGCATCAGACTCCAGTGATAACATTAATCAACCTACCTTCCTGGGGTGGCATGCAGGAGATACATATCCAAGTGTCGGTTACCAGCGGGTAGAAGATATTCCCGGCATGACAGCAGTTTACAGCATGTTAAGTGGCAACCCACACAGCGGACTGGGTGGCACGGGCAGGATGGATGAGGAGAACCTTACATCCATAACTCACAGACTTGATCCTCAAACCATCCATGGTGATGGCGGTGGTACCAATGTCATGATGACCTATGGACCTTTCGATCTGGCTCATGGTGAGAGTGTTGTCATCATTGAGGCAGAAGGCGTAAGTGGTCTTAGTCGTCAGGCTTGTGAAGAGATTGGGGCAAGATGGCAGCAAGCTTATCGGGATCCCTCTGATACAGGTCCATTCGACCTTCCTGATGGTTCAACAACGACTGACAAGGATGTCTACAAAAATTCATGGGTATACACGGGTAAGGATTCAATCATGCTGACCTTTAGCCGTGCTCTGAGAAATTTTGATAATGGCTTCGATATTCCACAACCGCCTCAACCCCCAACAAATTTCAATGTTGAATCTGGGGGAGATCGAATTAGTCTGAGCTGGTTGGCCAGCCCCTCTGAGTCTGAATCTGACTTTGCTGGGTACAAGATTTTTCGAGCCATTGGCAAGCCGGATACCACCCATGAAGAAATTTTTGCCTGTGGTGTTGGCACTGATCATCCAACAATTGATTACTATTTCGATGATACGACGCCGGTTCGTGGGCAAGCTTACTACTATTACATTGTAGCTTTTAATGATGGATCGAATAATCAGACTGAAATGAATCCGAAGGGTTCTCTACATAGTGGTAGATACTATACCCAAACCACAAAATCAGCCGTTCTGAAGCGACAAGCCGGAACAGATCTGGATGCTATCAGAGTCGTTCCAAATCCTTTTAACATTCGAAGAAGTGGAACCAAGCTGGATTATCTGGGTGAGTCAAACAAACTCATGTTTCTGGATATTCCTGGTCAGTGCATCATACGTATTTATACGGAACGCGGGGATTTGGTTAAAACAATCGATCATACAGATGGTAGTGGGGATGAGGAATGGCGCGAATTGACTGATTTTAGGCAGACTGTAGTGAGCGGCGTGTATCTTGCTCATTTTGAATTACCAGATGGTC is a window of Candidatus Neomarinimicrobiota bacterium DNA encoding:
- a CDS encoding fibronectin — translated: MKKMTIITLCLTLFAMNSFAQVSASEKRYLRVGSLQSHFSAYGSERAWTGTYYEGLRWPAQYPYQDNSVIKRAWIACKDFQDEEGVDFSRYAVYFYLGDEGISLFPMSITESAKFVNPTIYVDGEDLTSIFANEIDTLDENQIPDRIITNVVNTSMGLTQTRTILAYSQQYHDNYFIKIYTFTNTGNINWDADIELTDSLRGVRMGWGTRYSMGRETASYTEGSQSYGKHNWVTRRGETYADHYQDAITVADPIKDWIRAGWSYLGQSNLLTWDNIGAPDVNGSGRLVSPHNTGSAILHVDVSASDSSDNINQPTFLGWHAGDTYPSVGYQRVEDIPGMTAVYSMLSGNPHSGLGGTGRMDEENLTSITHRLDPQTIHGDGGGTNVMMTYGPFDLAHGESVVIIEAEGVSGLSRQACEEIGARWQQAYRDPSDTGPFDLPDGSTTTDKDVYKNSWVYTGKDSIMLTFSRALRNFDNGFDIPQPPQPPTNFNVESGGDRISLSWLASPSESESDFAGYKIFRAIGKPDTTHEEIFACGVGTDHPTIDYYFDDTTPVRGQAYYYYIVAFNDGSNNQTEMNPKGSLHSGRYYTQTTKSAVLKRQAGTDLDAIRVVPNPFNIRRSGTKLDYLGESNKLMFLDIPGQCIIRIYTERGDLVKTIDHTDGSGDEEWRELTDFRQTVVSGVYLAHFELPDGRSTYRKFLIIR